One stretch of Micromonospora echinospora DNA includes these proteins:
- a CDS encoding cobyrinate a,c-diamide synthase, whose protein sequence is MTDVPRVVLSAPSSGHGTGAVSLGLLAALADRELPVAGFKVGPDQVDAAYLGLAAGRPGRTLDPRLVGPERIVPLFAHGAAGSGFALVQGTMGLYDSVAGRPESESTAAVATALRSPVVLVVDVAAMGQSVAALVHGFRAYDDELWLGGVILNRVASPRHEALLREALDDVGVPVYGALRRHELPPVLPARRHGTGPVVRGDADAERGVRRLGEAVAATVDLDRLLVLARSAPALTVEPWSPEPADAPPASAERPVVALAGGPAGAYSHPEVAELLRAAGAEVVTLDPLRDEALPAGARALVVGGGLPETYAEQLSANRRLCIAVAELARSGRPVIAEGAGLLWLARELDGLPMCGVLDAVGTVRDGLVVGYRTATAVADSVVAPAGTTVTGHKQHAAVLTPRAGERPAWRWEGGNPEGFVRQAVHASQLVPHWAAHPGVAARLVAAALAPVPAPA, encoded by the coding sequence ATGACCGACGTGCCGCGCGTCGTGCTGAGTGCGCCCTCCTCGGGGCACGGCACGGGCGCCGTCTCTCTCGGCCTGCTGGCGGCCCTCGCCGACCGGGAACTCCCGGTGGCCGGTTTCAAGGTCGGGCCGGACCAGGTGGACGCGGCGTACCTCGGGCTCGCCGCCGGCCGCCCCGGGCGCACGCTCGACCCGAGACTGGTCGGCCCGGAGCGGATCGTCCCGCTCTTCGCGCACGGCGCGGCCGGATCCGGGTTCGCCCTGGTGCAGGGGACGATGGGCCTCTACGACTCGGTCGCCGGGCGGCCGGAGAGCGAATCCACAGCGGCGGTGGCCACCGCGCTGCGCAGCCCGGTGGTGCTCGTGGTGGACGTGGCCGCGATGGGCCAGTCGGTGGCCGCGCTGGTGCACGGCTTCCGGGCGTACGACGACGAACTCTGGCTGGGCGGCGTGATCCTCAACCGGGTGGCCTCGCCCCGGCACGAGGCGCTGCTGCGCGAGGCGCTCGACGACGTCGGCGTACCGGTCTACGGCGCGCTGCGCCGGCACGAGCTGCCCCCCGTCCTGCCCGCCCGGCGGCATGGCACCGGTCCAGTGGTGCGCGGCGACGCCGACGCCGAACGCGGCGTGCGCCGGCTCGGGGAGGCGGTGGCGGCCACCGTCGACCTCGACCGGCTGCTGGTGCTGGCCCGGTCCGCCCCGGCGCTCACCGTGGAGCCGTGGTCTCCGGAGCCGGCCGACGCCCCGCCGGCGTCGGCGGAGCGCCCGGTGGTCGCGCTGGCCGGTGGCCCGGCCGGCGCCTACAGCCACCCGGAGGTCGCCGAGCTGCTGCGCGCCGCCGGCGCCGAGGTGGTCACGCTCGACCCGCTGCGCGACGAGGCGCTGCCCGCCGGGGCTCGGGCGCTCGTCGTCGGCGGCGGGTTGCCCGAGACGTACGCGGAGCAGCTCTCCGCCAACCGCCGCCTCTGCATCGCGGTGGCCGAGCTGGCCCGCTCGGGCCGCCCGGTGATCGCCGAGGGGGCCGGCCTGCTCTGGCTGGCCCGGGAGCTGGACGGCCTGCCGATGTGCGGCGTGCTGGACGCGGTCGGCACGGTCCGGGACGGCCTGGTGGTCGGCTACCGAACGGCCACGGCGGTCGCGGACAGCGTGGTGGCGCCGGCCGGTACGACGGTGACCGGGCACAAGCAGCACGCCGCTGTGCTGACGCCGCGTGCCGGTGAGCGGCCGGCCTGGCGCTGGGAGGGCGGCAACCCGGAGGGTTTCGTCCGGCAGGCCGTGCACGCCTCGCAGCTCGTGCCGCACTGGGCCGCGCACCCGGGCGTCGCGGCCCGGTTGGTGGCCGCCGCGCTGGCCCCCGTGCCCGCGCCGGCCTGA
- a CDS encoding SURF1 family protein: protein MYRFLLTPRWLGYLALTLVAATVMVFLGNWQLDRYRGRTAINDRIDAGATMTPAPLRDALPAPTGGAGAVGPAPAEELTWSRVTATGRYDSTNTVLIRGRTVDRTVGFEVLTPLVLADGSAVLVDRGWIPPAPGAGATVQPQVPAAPDGEVTVTGRVVASESGGGGVGRRDGKLEARRIDIPRLAEQLPYPVTGGYVLLDGQTPAADPAFQAVQIGHTNNWQNFGYVWQWWIFAVMSLFGYGWVARREARRLAGLDKPGEPVDRAAEPAAPTSA from the coding sequence GTGTACCGGTTCCTGCTGACCCCGCGCTGGCTCGGCTACCTCGCGCTGACGCTCGTCGCCGCGACGGTGATGGTTTTCCTGGGTAACTGGCAGCTGGACCGCTACCGGGGCCGGACGGCGATCAACGACCGGATCGACGCCGGAGCCACCATGACGCCCGCGCCGCTGCGCGACGCGCTGCCCGCGCCCACCGGCGGCGCGGGTGCCGTCGGTCCCGCTCCGGCCGAGGAGCTGACCTGGAGCCGGGTCACCGCCACCGGCCGGTACGACAGCACGAACACCGTCCTGATCCGCGGCCGGACCGTCGACCGGACGGTCGGCTTCGAGGTGCTCACCCCGCTGGTGCTCGCCGACGGCAGCGCGGTGCTCGTCGACCGGGGCTGGATTCCGCCCGCGCCGGGGGCCGGCGCGACGGTGCAGCCGCAGGTGCCGGCGGCGCCGGACGGCGAGGTGACAGTGACCGGCCGGGTGGTCGCCAGCGAGAGCGGCGGGGGCGGGGTCGGCCGGCGCGACGGGAAGCTGGAGGCCCGGCGCATCGACATCCCCCGCCTGGCCGAGCAGCTCCCCTATCCGGTGACCGGCGGATACGTGCTGCTCGACGGGCAGACGCCGGCCGCCGACCCGGCCTTCCAGGCGGTGCAGATCGGGCACACGAACAACTGGCAGAACTTCGGCTACGTGTGGCAGTGGTGGATCTTCGCGGTGATGAGCCTGTTCGGCTACGGCTGGGTGGCGCGCCGCGAGGCCCGGCGACTCGCCGGGCTGGACAAGCCGGGCGAGCCGGTGGACCGGGCCGCCGAGCCGGCCGCCCCCACGTCCGCCTGA
- a CDS encoding ATP-dependent DNA ligase yields MRFAELAATSAAVGATSGRRAKVELLAAALRGLEPGEIPAGAGYLAGELRQRQTGVGWAGLRDLPPPAAEPTLTVAAVDAAIEEISRVAGAGSQARRRDLVGRLFAAATADEQRLLTGLFRGELRQGAQAGLLADAVARAADVPVAAVRRALLLAGDLRAVAVAALTGGAPALAGFGLQVGRPLAPMLAQSAPSVDEALTATGVPATVDVKLDGIRIQVHRSGPDIAVFTRSLDEITGRLPQVVAAVRALPARELVLDGEAIGLDAAGRPLPFQETSSRAARRATPSTTGPTQVAPAVLAAAERTGEPVLTPYFFDLLHLDGADLIDAPGRERWAALAGAVDASLLVDRVEVDDAEQAATAFAAAVDAGQEGVVVKDPAAPYDAGRRGSAWVKVKPRHTLDLVVLAVEWGSGRREGWLSNLHLGARDPRTGEFVMLGKTFKGLTDELLRWQTERFLSLAVEKGDWEVRVRPVQVVEIAFDGVQTSSRYPGGMALRFARVLRYRHDKTAAEADTIDAVRAIHAGRITG; encoded by the coding sequence GTGCGTTTCGCGGAGCTGGCGGCTACCTCGGCCGCGGTCGGCGCCACCAGTGGCAGACGGGCCAAGGTGGAGCTGCTGGCTGCTGCGCTGCGAGGGCTGGAGCCGGGCGAGATCCCGGCCGGCGCCGGCTATCTCGCCGGTGAGCTGCGCCAGCGTCAGACGGGTGTCGGCTGGGCCGGCCTTCGTGACCTGCCCCCGCCGGCCGCCGAGCCGACGCTCACCGTCGCCGCCGTCGACGCGGCGATCGAGGAGATCTCCCGCGTCGCCGGGGCCGGTTCGCAGGCCCGGCGGCGGGACCTCGTCGGCCGTCTGTTCGCCGCCGCGACCGCCGACGAGCAGCGTCTGCTGACCGGCCTGTTCCGGGGCGAGCTGCGTCAGGGCGCGCAGGCCGGCCTGCTGGCCGACGCGGTCGCCCGCGCCGCCGACGTACCGGTCGCGGCCGTCCGGCGTGCCCTGCTGCTCGCCGGTGACCTGCGCGCGGTGGCGGTCGCGGCGCTCACCGGCGGCGCTCCGGCGCTGGCCGGGTTCGGGCTCCAGGTGGGCCGGCCGCTCGCGCCGATGCTGGCGCAGAGCGCGCCCTCGGTCGACGAGGCGCTCACCGCCACCGGCGTGCCGGCGACGGTCGACGTGAAGCTCGACGGCATCCGCATCCAGGTGCACCGCTCCGGCCCGGACATCGCCGTCTTCACCCGCAGCCTGGACGAGATCACCGGCCGGCTGCCCCAGGTGGTGGCCGCCGTCCGCGCGCTGCCCGCCCGCGAGCTGGTGCTCGACGGTGAGGCGATCGGGCTGGACGCGGCCGGCCGGCCGCTGCCGTTCCAGGAGACGTCCAGCCGGGCGGCCCGGCGCGCAACGCCCAGCACCACCGGGCCGACGCAGGTCGCGCCCGCAGTGCTGGCCGCCGCCGAGCGCACCGGCGAGCCGGTGCTCACGCCGTACTTCTTCGACCTGCTGCACCTCGACGGCGCCGACCTGATCGACGCGCCCGGGCGGGAGCGGTGGGCGGCCCTGGCCGGCGCGGTCGACGCGTCGCTGCTCGTCGACCGGGTCGAGGTGGACGACGCGGAGCAGGCAGCCACGGCGTTCGCGGCGGCTGTCGACGCGGGTCAGGAAGGCGTGGTCGTGAAGGATCCGGCCGCGCCCTACGACGCCGGCCGGCGCGGCTCGGCCTGGGTGAAGGTCAAGCCGCGGCACACGCTCGACCTGGTGGTGCTCGCGGTCGAGTGGGGCAGTGGCCGGCGGGAGGGGTGGCTGTCGAACCTGCACCTCGGCGCCCGCGACCCGCGGACCGGCGAGTTCGTCATGCTCGGCAAGACGTTCAAGGGGCTCACCGACGAGCTGCTGCGCTGGCAGACCGAACGGTTCCTGTCGCTCGCAGTGGAGAAGGGCGACTGGGAGGTGCGGGTCCGGCCGGTGCAGGTGGTCGAGATCGCGTTCGACGGGGTGCAGACCAGCAGCCGCTACCCGGGTGGCATGGCGTTGCGCTTCGCCCGCGTGCTGCGTTATCGCCACGACAAGACGGCCGCCGAGGCGGACACCATCGACGCGGTCCGCGCCATCCACGCCGGCCGAATCACCGGCTGA